The sequence TTCACGCCCTTTTCCTGTATAATTCCCAAAGCAAATGTTCCAACAGGAAATACCAGCAAATGGTTTTGGTTCTCCCTGGAAAACAAAAGATATTGATAACCGGACCTGGATATACTTCCGGCTTTTTGACTGCAGTTTAGTATATATTCGGCCTTTTTTTCAGGATCTTTTGCCCCATGGGCTTTGATAACACGGTTTTCATCTACCAGCAAGAACTCTCGAACCCCTTTTATACGGGCTATTTTTTCCAATCCCTTTACCTTTTTATTCATTATGGCATCCTCTTTGATCTCTTCTTTCCAAAAGAGGCGATAAATTTGTTTAGTTTTTCCATAATTTGGGCAGGTAAGGGAAACTGGGCGGCAACCACCACAAGAAACTTAGACCGGCCCAGAGATTTTACCAGGACGGCTTTGTCTTGTGTGACCAGCACCATATCCTTAATATCGCTGTATACCTGTTTGGGGCCTTCATACGTCTGTTCTAAAAGCAATGCCAAGGCTTCTATCTGTTTTTCAGAAAACAGCCTGGGCATGTTGAATGCAATCAATCCGTCAGCATTGCTGAAAACAAAGGCCCCGTCAATTTTGGGCAAGGCGGATATTGCGCCAAGCAACGGATCGAATGCCTCATGTCCATGATCGTATGCACATGTTTTGTCTGGATTTAGGGGGGGCCTGGCAGCATAATTATTGGGATATCCGCAGCTGCTGCATTGAAAAATGATTCTTTTTGTTCCGTCTGCCGGATCAGGCAAATGGTTTTTTTTTCCGCAGTCTTCGCAAAAAGCAATCATACGATGCACATGTCAGGTCAGAGTCAGAATCTGAAAAAACGTTTCAGTTTTGACAATACGCCTTTTTGTGGGTCAGGGTCCGGGGATGGGCTGTCGGTTATATCCGCTTCCTGTTTTGGTTCAGGCCCTGCTTGGGGGGCCTGGGCCTGATCGTCCGACCTGAAAGATGTTTCCTGAACCGACGTCTGCTCAACCTCAGGAATACTCAGCCTGTCAAACAGTAACCCAACTATTTTAACCAGGCTTGATTTTACCGGCTCATCTTCCCATTTGGTTCCAAGTCTCTCCAGATCCTGTAATATTTTCGTCCGGTCTGTCTGGTCAACATCCGCCGGGAGCTCGCAAAAGGCCTCTTCTAAACTCTTTAGTACGGTCAAATCCGGATCTTCTGACTCACTAACCGGGACCTGGGATGAGAAATCTGAGGTCTCATCAACTTCATCTTCGTAATCAAATGGAACGACACCGTCTGTATCAGTATCTGTATCGTCTTGCAGGACCTCTGCTCCTGAAGGTTCTTCCAAACCAACATCTTCACCCGCATCCGACTCCATATCAATACCAAAGAATTCATTCAGCGTATCTTCGATTTCCGGAATCGGTTTAGATTGCTTATCATACCGGGTAATTTCGCTCATACCGGGTTTGAGTTCACGATCCGCCCCGGCCATTTCATCAGGGTTGTGAACCGGATTTGTACTGTTAACGTCCATGAGATGGATGCGATCCAGCATTTTATCCGCTTCTGTTTCTTTGGGATTTAAAAGATTATCCATCACGTTGCCGGATCCCGGTGAATCGCTCCTTTTCCCTTGCAGGGCCGGCTGTATATTTTCCTCGTCCGCTTTATTCCGGGAAACCGGCTGCACCATGACGTCTTCAGGGTCAAGCAATGTTACTTCCGAACTGTCCCCTGGAGTTTGTTTTGTTTCATGACTTAAGTGGGAAAGGGCGGGAGGCATGTCCTTCTGGAACTGAGAAGAACCTTCCTGTTTGGACTCAACAGTTTTCCCATGGGGCGCTATAGCCCGTTTTTTGAAGTTGTTAAACAACTCAATCGCTTGATCAAGACGTTGCTTTTTCTCAGGAACACTCAATCCTGGCTGATGAACCACTTTTTCAAGAATGAGATATACGGACTTCAAGACATCAATGGAATCCGTATGGGCAGCCTCCTTTTTAGATTCGATATAATTTACAATGCCTTGCATTATCTTAAGGAGGTTGATATTTACCCAATGGCCTCTCCATTTTTGAAACAAATGATCCACAGCCGCTTTGAATTGACTGATGGTCCCTTTTGTGATTTCCCAGTCAATGGACAAAACAACGGCTTTCAGTTCGTCCAGATCTCCGGGAACCGGGGCCGGAGAACAACATCTTCCCTAAACGCCTTGAATTTAGAGATCATTTCCTTTACCAGCCGGTCTTGCCCTGCCGGATCCAGATCCCTGCCCGTTGTTAAAGTCTTCAAGGCATCAAGCTGCTCCTGCAACAACGGCAAAGTTCTTTGATGAGCTGCTGCCTGGTTGGATGCCAGGTACTTTCCAAGTGAAAGGATTATTTGCCCCATAGGCGACAATCGTTTTCGATCCTGAAGCTGTATTTTGAGGCCGGAAGCGGTCTGTACAAACAGTTGCACATCTTGCTCGGGCATGCTGTTCTCAAAATTGGCAATCAACCCTGAAAGCTCTTGAATGGTTGAGATGATACTTGAATTGCTGTCTTGGTCCAATGCGCCTCCTTAGAAAAGCTGATCCTGAATGGATGCAAGTGTCATTGAAATAATTTTTTTGAGCGTTTTCATCACATTGCCACCACCAAGAGCACTCGCTTCAAATGCCGGGACACGGAGTACCGAATTTAAATCTTCTTGTAAGATTTTTGTAGGTATCACATCCTCCCCTTTGTTGCGCAGATCAACTTTGTTATATTGCATCACCAGGGGCAGGTCAAACAGGTCCAGGTTATGAGTTTTCAAATTTTCGTAAAGCTGGTTCAGAGATTCAATATTCCGTTTACGCTGGAATTTTTGAATATCCGCGACAAAAACAACACCATCCACCCCTTTGAGAACGAGACGGCGGGTTGCGTTGTACTTCACCTGGCCCGGGACTGTATAAAGCTGAATAATAACTTTGAACCCCTTAATCCGGCCAATGTCAAACGGGAGGAAGTCAAAAAAAAGAGTCCTGTCATCCTGGGTTTTCAAGCTGACCATCTCGGATTTAATTTGATCTCTGTAGGTCTTGTTAATATACTCGAGATTGGTTGTTTTACCGCCCCGTCCAGGGCCGTAATAGACTATTTTAACTTTAACTTCTTTTGTTTTTACATTTACAAGTGCCAAGTCATGGCCCCTTTTCTATAGATGTAAAAAATGAAAACGAATTATCAGCGGGTCAGGCACTGCAAATCTCATTAATTTCGGTAACGACTTTGGACACTTTTAACCGGACGATCCCCAAGGAAATCGATTTGGGAAACATCGTAATTAAAATTGTATTTTCCGTTACTTTGCTGAAATGTATACTTGATTTTTCCCCTTTATGAAACAACAGTGAAAACTCAGACTCCCCGATAAGTTTGGCCATAGCGTCGACTGCGGCAAAATTTCCAGCCGCAAGTGCTGCAAATGCCATGTAATCCAAAGTTGAATTCCCATTATCATGCTGGGTGATTGAATTGCCGGCCATATCAATATAAATCACATTTTCAACACCTGCATCAATCAGGTGCGACTTGATTATCGTGTCAATGGCATTAAGCTGTTCTCGATTAAACATCATATAATAATAGCGAAAAATGTTTGACCATGCAATATTAATATATTTACCCAAATCCATCCCCTGCTTCCCGCAGAGTTGTCTGTGACCAAATTTTTATCTTTTTTCGGGCTTGATTCTATTGTAGGCCATTTTTCGCAGGGGCAATCCCTCTATGGTTGCCCTCGTTAGGGCAGGCACGGTGGCCTGCCCCTACAGCGGCCGACGTTAGAACCAATCCCCTTTTTTCATTAGCACTACTGGGTTGGGCGCAACGTCTGTCATGGTTTAACCTGAAGAAACTTTAGTCCAAGTACATAGTCTATTTAACCGCCATCATAGATGTAAAATTAAACCACTTCAGCCAGACATTGAAGGAGGAGAACCCGGCCTTTTGGATACGGTTTTCATGGTCTGCCACGGTCTCGGGAACCAGTACCCGTTCCAGGGCATCCCGCTTTTGACTGATTTCAAGTTCCGTATATCCGTTTTCCCGTTTAAACTGGTAATAATATTCCTGCTCCAGGGCATTCATTTGTGAATCAGGATGAATGGTTTTTTCCGTGAGCAGCAATATGCCGCCTTTGCAGAGCCCATTAAAGGCGGATTGAATCAGAGAGTCCCGCTTTTCAGCATCCAGGAACTGCAAGGTCAAGTTGATTACCACCACAGATGCATTTGAAATTTCAATATTCTCAATACAGGCACAGGCAAGGTCAATACAGCCGTGGCTGTCATGGACGGCAAGCCGTCTTTTAAATCGCTGGATCATGGGCTCGGCACTGTCAACGGCGATCATTTTAAACCCAACGCCGTCAAAACAGTCGAGAAGCAAAATTCCCAAATTACCATGGGAACAGCCCAAGTCAAAAATGTGTGTGCCCGCTTTATAGTACTGATGGGCAATCCTTGCCTGCTGTTTAAGTACTTCACCGTACAGCGGCACTGATCTGACCAGCATATCATCAAACACCCGGGCTACGTTTTCATTGAACCTGAAAGGTGTAATCGTGGTCCGTTTTTCTGCAAATACCCTGTCTTTATACATAATACCGTCCATTTTGATCCGGGCATCTATACATCATTTGCAGGCTTTATGCAAGCGGCTGGGAAAACCTTCAACAATTCTAAATATGAATCTTTTTAGTTGAAAAACTCGCACAAAGACACCAAGACACAAAACGTTTATTTGGTTTTTTGGTCTTTTGTGCCTTTGAAGCTTTGTGCGAGAATTAATTTATATGCGTTGACCTTGTCTTGGATGCAACCAGGTGTTGACAGGCGGAAGGGAATATCGCATTCTATGGCCTTATGTCAGAGATATCTCCCATATCCGTCCCCCAAAAGGACAAAAACAAAACCGATGCCCCGGTCACCGTCATGACGTTTAATCTCCGGTTCGGCCTGGCCAAGGACGGTCCCCATGCCTGGGAACACCGGAAACCCCTGGTGGCAAAAATCCTGGAAGACTACCCTTGTGATTTTATCGGCTTCCAGGAAGTCAATCATTTCCAGGCTGAATTTCTAACCCGGTCACTGATGCACCACAATCACATTGGCTGGCACAACAAAAGGATTGAACGGTGGCAGAACAACCTGATCCTGTTCGACTCGTCCTGGGAATGTTTGGGTCATCGCCATTTTTTTTTAAGCCCCACGCCAGACATCCCTTCCCGGCTTCCCGGCTCCATATGGCCGCGTCAGTGTGTCATTGGGTGGTTTAAAAAAAGAAACCGCCATCTGCTCATGGTCAACACCCACTTTGATTTCGCATCCGAGGTCCAGCAAAAAAGTGCCGGCCTAATCATGGAATTTATTAAACGATTTCCAAAGGGAATACCACAGATCATCACTGGCGACTTTAACACCACCCCGGGTTCGCCTGCCCATCGGTGTTTTAAATCCCAAGGATTTGATCTGGTTATGGAAGGCGAGTCTGTCACCACCGCCCACGATTTTACCGGGAAAAAAACAGAGCGTCACATCGATTGGATACTATACAGGAACGGCCTGTCTCCCGTATCCAAACAGGTGATACAGGATTCCTTTAACGGCCTTTTTCCATCCGATCATTACCCGGTTCGGGCCAGTTTTGCCTTGACGACCCAAGCCTCTCACAAGCCGTAAAAATTCAGTGATCTATCCTCCTAATTTGTTTTCGCTACACCTTTTAAGTTTGTAACAATCGTTAATGGGGCTTTTTTTACATGCAGTCATCTCGATTCCTTGACTGAATATGGGGACAGTGGTAGCTTTGTCATAAAAAATTCCAAAACAGTTCACAACGTATCTAAGCAGATTACATCAGGAGGTCAGGACATGGAAATTATCGGCATAGATGTGGGGTTTGGTTTTACAAAAGCATATAACGGACAAAATTCGGTAATTTTTAAATCCCTGATCGGCGATCCGGCTGATATCCAGTTTATGTCATCCATGGGTAACAACGCAGGAACGGCCAACCTGCATATCACCATAGACGATAAAACCTATTTTTTAGGATCCTATGCCGAACGCCAATCCAACTTGACCGAATACACCCTTGACCAAGAAAAAATGGTGGAAGAGTTCATCAAAATACTGGCCCTTGCGGCGGCAGGCACATGTTCCCAGGTCTATGGCCCTATCAACGTTGTAACCGGCTTGCCTGTCGCGTACTTAAAACGGGATACCAAGCGGCTTAAACAGATTATCCAGGGTGATCACGAAATTATCTATCATCACCAGGACGCCCCCGATCAACACAGAAGACTTTCAATTGACAAGGTGCTTGTCATACCCCAGCCCATTGGGTCCATATTTAACCTGCTTTTTGATGATAACGGAAAAATATGTGACAAAAATCTTGCGGCTTCCAAACTCGGAGTGGTGGATATTGGTTTTAAAACAACTGATTTTTCCATTTTTGACCATCTCCAGTACATTGAAAGGGGTTCATCAACCATGGACACGGGGGTGGCCAAATGCTTTTCCATGATTGCGGACAAGCTGCGCCAGGAAAGCGGTATCAATATTGAACTTTACAAAATTTTTAAATTAATTGAATCCGGCGTGATTAAAATCCGGGGCAAGGAGTATAATGTGAATAATCTGAAAAAACGCGTATATACACATGCCGCCTCGACCATTGCCTCTGATTTGAACCGGCTGTGGAAAAATGACTGGGATATTGACACCATTATCGTATCCGGGGGTGGGTCTATCCCTTTGGCCGAATTTCTGATACCATCTGTTGAAGGCAATGTGATCCCCATTCCCAAGAGCATTGACGCCCGGTTCAATAATGTTCAGGGTTATTATAAATTTGGGTCTTACAAGTGGGGAAAAGACAAGACAATACCTTCCCGGCAGGCGTCGGCTCCTGAAGAAGAGCCTTCAGCTCCAAAAGAGGCGCCTGCTTCGGAAGAAACAAATAAAGCAAAGAAAGGATTTGCCTGGTTGAGACGGCAAAATGATTAGACGCTAATGAACCTTGATGCATTAACAGAAATTCTTTCCATGGTGGCCGACGGAGCACTGCCCGTTGGACAGGCGGCAGATCAATTAAAACATATCTCATTTGAAGATATCGGTTGCGCCCATGTGGATCATCACAGAACCCTTCGCAAAGGATTCCCCGAGGTGATTTTCGGGCAGGGCAAAACATCGGAACAGATTATTGCCATTCTTGAAAAACTGGAACAATCGGAAAATATCGTGCTTGTAACCCGCCTTGACGAGGAAAAGGCAGACGTAATTCTTTCACGGTTTCCCCATGCGCAATATTTTGATGACGCACGCATGTTAAAAATAGAAAAAGAACCCCCTGCCATTACCGGCCGGGGTACAATCCTGATCGTTAGTGCAGGGACGTCGGATATTCCGGTTGCAATGGAAGCCTTTTTAACGGCAAAGGCCATGGGTAACGAGGTAAAAACACTTTTTGACGTTGGTGTTGCAGGCATCCATAGACTTTTCGCCCACAAGGCAGAAATTGAAAAAGCATCTGTTATTATTGTTGCCGCAGGCATGGAAGGAGCCCTGCCTTCGGTGGTGGGCGGCCTTGTCAAATCACCTGTAATTGCAGTTCCCACAAGTGTTGGTTACGGCACAAGCTTCAACGGGATGACTGCCCTTTTGGGCATGCTTAATTCCTGCAGTTCAAATATAGCCGTGGTCAACATCGACAATGGATTCGGGGCAGGTTATATGGCCGCTACCATCAATCACGTGGGGGTTGAATTATAGAGCCTTCCATGAGAAGGCTCTTAGAACAGTGTCCATCCAGAAATAAAATTTTCATCCAACGAAGGTTCAACGAAGAGTTGTGCTCACAATTGGGCAAAAAGGCTATTTCTGGATGGACACTATATTTGCTCGCGCAATTCCAGGGCTTCTTTATTTGACGGATCAATTCTCAAAATGCGATTCAGATAATCGTCGGCTTGGAGAATGTGCCTATTGTTGAAATGAATCTGGGCGATCTGAAGTTTGGTTTTGATATCTCCACGCCTGTTGTTATCAACCGTGACAAAGCATTCCAATGCTTTTTCCTGATCACCGGCTTCAAGGTAAATGGTGCCGGATTTATACAAAAGATCCAGATTGGAAGGATTATCTCTGATCGCCTCAGTAACGAGCTCGGTCAGAAACTCATATTCCTGGTTGTCCAGGCAGATGTTGATGATTCTTTCCTGAAGCACCCTGTTGGAGCGACTCTTGGACATGACACGCGAAAAGAGCGTTCTTGCTTCATTTCTGAATCCGTTAATCATAAGTGTTTCACCTAATTGAACAGCTGAATCAAAATATCTGGTGCTGAAAGAGAGAATCTCCATGTAAACCTGAGCGGCCTGTTTAAAGGCGCGCTTGTTAATATACAACTCGGCCAGATGGTTTCGTGAAATTGTATCCTGACGGTTTATGGCTACAGCCTTTTGAAGACATTTTTCACCGATTTCCGGTTTCTTGGTCTGAAGGTATAAAAGCCCCAGCTTTCTTAAAATCCGTGATGCATTGGGTTTAAGCTTCAAAGCTCTTCTGGTTTCGTCTATGGCCCCTTCAATGTTGCCCGCCTCTTCACACACCCTTGCCTCGATCAAATGAAGTTTTGCCTTTTCCGGGTGATTGGCAGCCTCAACAACACTTTTTATCTTTGTATCCAAGGCGGCCAGGGTTAATGGCTTAAGAAGATATCCCTCCACTTCATATTCTGCAGCATCAGTCACAATGTCGCGTTCGTTTTCAGCTGTAACCATAATAACAGGAATGTCTCTGATATTCTTGTCCCCGCGCAATTGGGCCAGCATCTGGCTGCCGTTCATTTCGGGCATGTTCCAATCAACAATGATTAAATCGCAGGAAGAATTTTTCAACACATTTAAGCCTGATTTTCCACTATCCGCAGACAAGAGCTCTTTGCCGATCTCAAGATTGCGCAACATTTTGCGCAGGGTCAGGCGCATGCTTTTCATGTCATCCACAATCAGTATGGTCATGGTTTTAATATCAATCATAAAAGTGCTTTCATGTTAAACCGGTTCAAACATTCCTTAAGCATTTCGGGTACAGCCAATGTATCCAACTGCACACCATTATCAGCCCGGGTTTCTATGTCAAGAGCGGCACGTCTTAACTGCTCTGCATTCACATTGGCAGCAGCGCCTTTTAAGGCATGGGCACAGGCCTTGACATATTCAGGATCAAAGGATTCTTTTTTAACAGCCGACACAAGGTTCTCAACAAGTTCCTCCACTTCCTGAAAAAATGACTCAAGGATTTCTGCAGCTAATTGCTCATCATTGCCAAAGCGATCAAGAAATCCACTCCTGTCAAATACAGACACTGACACATCTTTATCTTCCAAAGCCGCGGAGTCCTGTTCTTGTTTTTCAACGTCATGAATTTCACGATACGGCATGGCAAAATCCGGGGGTTCAACTGTCTGGGAAGCCACGGCTTCAGTTTTATATGCATTAATAAGTTCAATTAAAGCCTGGGGATTGACCGGTTTTGAAATAAAATCATCCATGCCCGCCGTTTTA comes from uncultured Desulfobacter sp. and encodes:
- a CDS encoding response regulator — translated: MIDIKTMTILIVDDMKSMRLTLRKMLRNLEIGKELLSADSGKSGLNVLKNSSCDLIIVDWNMPEMNGSQMLAQLRGDKNIRDIPVIMVTAENERDIVTDAAEYEVEGYLLKPLTLAALDTKIKSVVEAANHPEKAKLHLIEARVCEEAGNIEGAIDETRRALKLKPNASRILRKLGLLYLQTKKPEIGEKCLQKAVAINRQDTISRNHLAELYINKRAFKQAAQVYMEILSFSTRYFDSAVQLGETLMINGFRNEARTLFSRVMSKSRSNRVLQERIINICLDNQEYEFLTELVTEAIRDNPSNLDLLYKSGTIYLEAGDQEKALECFVTVDNNRRGDIKTKLQIAQIHFNNRHILQADDYLNRILRIDPSNKEALELREQI
- a CDS encoding GTPase domain-containing protein, whose protein sequence is MALVNVKTKEVKVKIVYYGPGRGGKTTNLEYINKTYRDQIKSEMVSLKTQDDRTLFFDFLPFDIGRIKGFKVIIQLYTVPGQVKYNATRRLVLKGVDGVVFVADIQKFQRKRNIESLNQLYENLKTHNLDLFDLPLVMQYNKVDLRNKGEDVIPTKILQEDLNSVLRVPAFEASALGGGNVMKTLKKIISMTLASIQDQLF
- a CDS encoding endonuclease/exonuclease/phosphatase family protein; the encoded protein is MSEISPISVPQKDKNKTDAPVTVMTFNLRFGLAKDGPHAWEHRKPLVAKILEDYPCDFIGFQEVNHFQAEFLTRSLMHHNHIGWHNKRIERWQNNLILFDSSWECLGHRHFFLSPTPDIPSRLPGSIWPRQCVIGWFKKRNRHLLMVNTHFDFASEVQQKSAGLIMEFIKRFPKGIPQIITGDFNTTPGSPAHRCFKSQGFDLVMEGESVTTAHDFTGKKTERHIDWILYRNGLSPVSKQVIQDSFNGLFPSDHYPVRASFALTTQASHKP
- the larB gene encoding nickel pincer cofactor biosynthesis protein LarB, giving the protein MNLDALTEILSMVADGALPVGQAADQLKHISFEDIGCAHVDHHRTLRKGFPEVIFGQGKTSEQIIAILEKLEQSENIVLVTRLDEEKADVILSRFPHAQYFDDARMLKIEKEPPAITGRGTILIVSAGTSDIPVAMEAFLTAKAMGNEVKTLFDVGVAGIHRLFAHKAEIEKASVIIVAAGMEGALPSVVGGLVKSPVIAVPTSVGYGTSFNGMTALLGMLNSCSSNIAVVNIDNGFGAGYMAATINHVGVEL
- a CDS encoding roadblock/LC7 domain-containing protein, producing MMFNREQLNAIDTIIKSHLIDAGVENVIYIDMAGNSITQHDNGNSTLDYMAFAALAAGNFAAVDAMAKLIGESEFSLLFHKGEKSSIHFSKVTENTILITMFPKSISLGIVRLKVSKVVTEINEICSA
- a CDS encoding ParM/StbA family protein, which codes for MEIIGIDVGFGFTKAYNGQNSVIFKSLIGDPADIQFMSSMGNNAGTANLHITIDDKTYFLGSYAERQSNLTEYTLDQEKMVEEFIKILALAAAGTCSQVYGPINVVTGLPVAYLKRDTKRLKQIIQGDHEIIYHHQDAPDQHRRLSIDKVLVIPQPIGSIFNLLFDDNGKICDKNLAASKLGVVDIGFKTTDFSIFDHLQYIERGSSTMDTGVAKCFSMIADKLRQESGINIELYKIFKLIESGVIKIRGKEYNVNNLKKRVYTHAASTIASDLNRLWKNDWDIDTIIVSGGGSIPLAEFLIPSVEGNVIPIPKSIDARFNNVQGYYKFGSYKWGKDKTIPSRQASAPEEEPSAPKEAPASEETNKAKKGFAWLRRQND
- the cmoA gene encoding carboxy-S-adenosyl-L-methionine synthase CmoA — encoded protein: MDGIMYKDRVFAEKRTTITPFRFNENVARVFDDMLVRSVPLYGEVLKQQARIAHQYYKAGTHIFDLGCSHGNLGILLLDCFDGVGFKMIAVDSAEPMIQRFKRRLAVHDSHGCIDLACACIENIEISNASVVVINLTLQFLDAEKRDSLIQSAFNGLCKGGILLLTEKTIHPDSQMNALEQEYYYQFKRENGYTELEISQKRDALERVLVPETVADHENRIQKAGFSSFNVWLKWFNFTSMMAVK